In the Struthio camelus isolate bStrCam1 chromosome 16, bStrCam1.hap1, whole genome shotgun sequence genome, AACCTGAATAGTGTTAGGGATTGTATGAAGTGCAAATGTTTGCAGGTCTTGCATGCTCTGCAGCAAAATATCATTTCTGTTGCATTAACTCTTCTATCTAAAGAATATTGACTCTTAAGTAACTCTTTACTATTTCTAAAGCATTTGAAGCAATTCTGTATGCTATTTTATGCTGGTTTTATGAAGAGCAGTTTCCCTTCCCTAATTGAAAGCTGAATGTGTAAGCTGagactttctgctttttgtgctgtAGAGGTATATtgactgaatgattttttttttccccccttttttctctttcagctctGAGATAACTTTTGCTTAGCTTTTTggagttttgtgttttgttttggttttttttaatgtcctgatATTTAACGTGAAGTTATAAGCCAGCCCTTCAGTTAAGGGAGGCATGCAAGTAGAATGAAACTCCTCACTGAGGGTAAAGTATTTGTAACGGTGGTGTCCCCTCAAGAGAGTGCCGAAGATCTCCTTGGCCGTTTCTGTAGAAAGGAATGCGTTAATCCTTGGGTTATGGTTTCAGTTTAATTTTGGTAACAAAGGCCACAAGCTGAGCTTAGAGTGTAGATTGTGACAACTGTTGATTAGAATAAACTTTGTTAGTGGGAAGGTAGCAAGACATTCTCTCACAGCAAGGCTCTGAGCTTCCGGCTGAACTCTCTTAGTTGCactgcaaaagaaataaatattgatgTAACAGCTGCCTGCCTGAGggattccttttcttcttccttccgcTGGTGTCTCTGGGTGCTCCTCCGGGGAGGAGCTGTGGCACTAAGTAGGAATTCTGTAGCCCGTCCGTATCTGCTGCTGTCTGGTTGCCCAGCCTGACTGAACACCTCATAAAACAGGGACTGCAAGGTCTGTGCCAGTTACCCGAGCTGGTGGGAAAATCCGCAAGACTGTCTGCCAGCGACTGCTGGTTGCTTTGTGAAGGCCAGCTCCCTGGTAAGGTGTTGTGTCTAGAGGATCTTACTCAGATCTTACTGAGAATTCACGTTGGTGAATGGATTCACGTGGAAGAAAAGGTTAAGTTGATAATGTTTTGGAGAGGGGAGAAAGTAGGGATAAGAGTTCTTCATTCAGAGATGTGTCATGTATTGCTGACGGAGATGGAAAAGCTTTGAGGAATGCAGTCATTTTAAAACATTGGTGGTATCTCAGTACTTGGAGCTCTGTACAGCTAAAAGCGTCTGTGATTCATATCTGTTCTGTGAGTTATGTCAGCCATGGAAAGTGAGCTCTTAATTGAAATTTTAAATAAGGAGTTTTAATTACATTTGAATGTGGAGCAGAAGAATCTTTTCATCTTTCCAAAAATCCAAAGCTGATGAGCAACAAAATAAGGGTAAAAACTGTCTATACAATAACTATTaatgaatgaaaaatgtaaagataTAGTGTATAGATTGGTTTTGTGACCAAGTATTCAATATTCTGAAATTGTGAATTACAAAGTGAAATGAAAGCCATATTACTAATACCTGCTGAAATAGATGAGTGATCATCCTTGATTCATTAATTTTGTTGATAGTTGTTTCAAATGGGCTGAATAATATGATATTGTAGAACCGGAAGAAAGATGATACTATGACATATCaatgtcaaaatatattttcaaactattTCTATACCATGCTATAAATAGGAAATAACTAAAAACGTAAACTTCACGAATGTGGGCTGCCATGATGCTTTTTGAAGCATAGTTTTCTTACTGTTATGATCAATGGAATTGTGATTAGCCATTTGGGTACTTGCTACAAAGCTTTCTATGAAGTAACCATATAATCAAATTCTTAACTTTGAAGTGCTACATTTGATCTTGGAAGAGGAAGGCTTTCTGTCATACCAGCAAAAATGCAGATTGATctagaagaaatagaaaagactaAAAGAAACGACAAGCTTACCAACACTGCTTAAAAGGAATCCAAACCTTCTTGTTTGAAGGTAGAACACAATATAacatattataaataaataatatataatattatacattacatatataattatttataataataaataattatcacatataaatatttaaatatttaatatataatatttaaatattatatataatatttatatataataaatatattatttataatattataatattataaataacatataataaatattatatatttattgtaTTACAGCtggattgatttttcttttcattttttgagaAATATCTTTGAGAGccaaattttagaaaaagaagagtATAAAGAAGGACATTGGgatcaaattccttcattttgttttgcatatCTGCTTTGGATTCTTTTAGATACTGGGATGGATGAAAGCTTTTAAGCCAGCATggattgattgtttttttttttgtcgttatTGAAATTAAGATTGATCTTTGACTTTAATCTTGGATTGTGTTTGTAGTTTTTAATGACTAAACACTTCTTTAACCAAAGTTTACCTTGAGGTGAAATTTGAGGTTTTCTTTACTTAGCgcaaattgtttttcttcattgcttAAAGGCCTTGCCCAAATATTGGAGGATCTCAGCACCAGTGTCAGTACATAACTATGGAAATCTTTTTACTATCCTCTTGTACCCACTGAAGGAAATGGAGCGATTCAAGCATAATGGAAGATAATATAGTTAAgtgcaaaagcaaaaatgagCAGGATATTGCTACCATCTATTTAGCAAGCCAGATTTATTCTAATACTTAAATTTTAGAGTTATTTCTAAGATAATTTGTGTGGGGTGTCTTGTTCATTTCCTTTATCTAGATGACTGGCTCAAAGAgtccttgtgtgttttttttttttttttttggctataaaATGCCAAGAGAGCTGTTAAACCTCACTTAGTAAAGCAAGATGGTCTCTTAATagttattttttttcaatttgtagaGTCTTGTACACATGGCATTTTGCTTGactgaaaaattaatattaactCTCCAGTGGTGGAATTATTTCAAGTGTGTTGTTATAATGTAACAGAGAACTTCTATGTAAATAGAAATGATAATTGCAAATCTTGTTATGTATTGTGCTGCTCTTCCTACAGGTAAACAAGACAACTTTTTATTATGGGAGGTTTGTGTTTAGACATTACATTTGGTGGTCTTAACACAACTCCAGGAGATCAGTTGTACTGAATGCTGTCAGATATTTCTGTTGCTGATTAATCATAGCAGTTGTTGACAaacttctaaatttctttttcttttcctcaccaGACCTTAATTTATTTTGGATTAGGATCCTCATGGCATGTGAACCAGAAGATAATCTGAAATAAAAGGTCTCTTATTTTGAAGTGACAGTCTTTATCAAAATGGTTGGAAAACTCAAGCAGAACTTGCTATTGGCATGTCTAGTGATCAGTTCAGTGACAGTGTTTTATTTGGGCCAACATGCTATGGAGTGTCACCACCGAATAGAAGAACGCAGCCAGCCTCTGAGAGTGGAAAACGTGAGAAGCACAGAAAGAACTGGTTCTaatgtaaatgcaaataaaactttTGCTTACAACAAAGACATGCCTTTAATATTTATTGGAGGAGTACCTCGAAGTGGCACTACTTTAATGCGTGCCATGCTTGATGCCCATCCGGATATTCGATGCGGAGAGGAGACAAGGGTAATCCCACGAATTCTGGCTGTTAAGCAGATGTGGGCTAGATCAAGTAAAGAGAAAATCCGCCTGGATGAAGCTGGAGTCACGGATGAGGTTCTAGACTCGGCCATGCAAGCATTTTTATTGGAAATCATTGTGAAACATGGGGAGCCTGCGCCATATTTGTGTAACAAAGATCCTTTTGCTCTAAAATCCTTAACTTATCTTGCCAGAATTTTCCCTAATGCCAAATTTCTTCTAATGGTACGGGATGGTCGGGCATCTGTACATTCCATGATATCCAGAAAGGTCACCATAGCGGGGTTTGACCTTAACAGCTACAGGGACTGTTTGACCAAGTGGAATCGTGCTATAGAAACTATGTATAACCAGTGTATGGAGGTTGGTTTTGAAAGATGTATGCTGGTACATTATGAACAGCTAGTATTGCATCCTGAAAGATGGATGAGAACTCTCTTAAAGTTTCTCCGCATCCCGTGGAACCAAGCAGTGCTGCACCATGAAGAAATGATTGGAAAAGCAGGGGGTGTTTCTCTTTCCAAGTGAGTACGAGTCTTCCTCTTCTATGTTGTATAGTTCTAAAAGGTAAAATAGTGCACTTTGCACGTAAGGTGCTAGTTGtaactttgtttcagttttaagtaGCTATTCATGTCTCGGGCAGCTAATTGCTGATGAAGATTATCTGGAAAATAAGAATGGTTGGTAGCTAACCATTTGCAATCTCAGGTTGCGCCCTCTAAGTACTTGTCCCAATAACAACTATTTATGGAGCGTATGAAGTAGCTTTTAAACAATGGTCAGTCTAATTTGAGCTTGGACTTCTAATATCAACCTTTCTTCAGCTGTGGCTTTGCTTTTCCCTGTGCCCCAAAATAAAGCTGGACTGTCTTATCTAGTGTGGCATTTGTTTTAGCAGAATCTCTTGTCTCATTTCAGGAACGTAATGATTCTTATTAATGCAAAGAATAGCCCTCAAGTTAAATATGCCAAGAATATAATCTTCCAGGAAACTCGAGAAATTTGTTCCAACAAAATAGAAAGCGGAACTGGCATGCTTTTCTGTTGGTAATAGCCTCTTGAAAGGATAAGCGTTTTGAATAAAATAGACCTTGTTGTAGGCAGATCTCTTTGCCTTCTGTCGCACCTAACCAACCTATGTTCAGAAACCAAAATCCAGCTCTGCTTAGAAAACCTAGATGAGTattgtgaaagggaaaaaagctagTTTATTGTCCGATTGAACCGCTAgttcttttggtttgtttgccACTATTTACAGCTGGATTTTTGAGATATGGAAGTTCATTTGTTTTCACAGTGGGGAAATAGGTGAATGCTTGAATTGCTCTTCTTCCTTAGATTTGCTCCGGCAGATGCGTCTGCCAGACTGTGTTTTTTAAGTTTCTAAAGTACTGACTAAAAAGCTACGTCCTAACAGCAAGACGTGCCCAGTTAAGTTCCTTGGTTTCTATGTTTTGAATATCCATCAGTGACCAAGTGCTTTGGAAGAACAGAGGCACCTTGCACAGCAAGTGATGTGGTCTGGGTAGAGGTATTTCTCGTTGTTGAATACAGAATGgctttacttttttaaactacagttttgagaaataaaaattgaagattttgtttatttaatgtCTAGGAAAGTGAATGTTTTGGTTACATGGAGTTCTTTCATGAATCATAAGGGAATATGATTTAAAGCAAGGCAAAAAATGATTAGTCGGCAGCTACAAAGCAAACTTAAAGCTCAAATAAGGGTTATATATTTACCATCTGTTCTTTGTCACCCAGTAGAGAtttcccatcacctttcccgCTGAAGAAACATGGACACCACCACTGTGTTTGCATAGCTAGTAAGAAGGCATCCCAACCCTTTTTTGCCTTTGCAGGGACATGTCTTAGCAGACTGAAGCCCTCTGATAGCATTAAGCTAGAGCAGTGTGCTGTTGTCTGTCTCTTTGCAAGTTCTTTCAGCATCTGAACTTCCCTTTTGTTATTGTATCTTGTTACTGCTTCACAGTGGCTGCTGAAGGGGGAAGTAAACTTGCCTTTATTGGTATAAATAAGCGGTTGCCAAATTCTGTTGTGCCCTGTGAAAATAACTATGCAGAATGCAATTTCTAGTAAAATATTACTACCTTACAGCTTCCAAATTAGTATTTCTAAAACTTAATGTATCTCTAGACAATAAAATTCAGTAGCCTTATTGAATTGAGAGTAGTATTTCTTGCTAAAGCTGGTAGAATGGGATGGGAGGAGTTGAGAATACTTGTTCATGTctcaaaaaattaagaaaatgtagTGTTGAAAGTAGTGTTGCTTCATCATTATTCTTGAACCAGAATTTCAAATTTAAGACTGAAACAAGTATGAAAATATTCTTGTCTTATGAGCCTCTATTCAGTctgttcatggattttttttatccttttactGTCTGTGGTTAGATGATGCATGAAACTAACACTATTTTAGAAGACTTTAGCAGTAGTGGGAAAAGTAGTTCTTTGATGTTGCATCCATATTGTCTTTATGTAATCAAATACCCTTGAAATATGTGGCCAGATTTGTTTTTAGTTGCAAGAGACCTCTATAATTTGATAATTATTTCAGTGACTCAGTACTTAAATggctgtaggggaaaaaaaaaaaagaaattctgtaacTTGTATGTCTGTTTCATGTGTTATATGATACTAATGGAAATTGTGCAGGGAGAATTTGAGATTCCCCGGTTGGACTTCCTTGCACCATTGATAACCAGTCCCTTCTTGGCGTCCTCTGCTCCTCAGTGCCCTCTTGTGTGCGGTGTTAACACAGGCAGGGACTTGCGCGTGTGGCAGGAGACCTTATGTACACGGAGCGTAACTGCCCAGAAAACTTACTCTTTGAAAAGATTCTTGATAGGTAGTTTACCGTGAACCttacggaggctgcgctgcagagACGGCTTATCAGACTTTGACAACTGAACAAAACATGCCCTGTGGTAGACTTAGCTTTCTTTTTGTCAAGTTGCCTTAGGTTTGTTCTCAGCTGCAGCTAAATTCTTTATGGCCTCTGGTGTACTTGACTGTTAAGTTCCAGGATCAGGTTTTAGCCAACCTTGTTCTCTTGGAACTTAGTATTTCTCTTAGGCTTATGGTAGAGTGCTCTTTACATCTTAGTGTGAATGCTGTCTTCTAGCTGAAACAACAGAGTTTGGAATGGTGGAGCTCTATATTCTGACTTTCCAAAGGAGAGTGCTGAAGATCACTTCAgagattattttaagaaattcaaAGTATTGCAGTCTATTACACTTAACTCTCTTTTCCCTGAGATGTAACTTACCGCATGCCTTGGACCAAATCCTTCAGGCTGTTAGTATACTATTGCTATTTGTAATAGTATATTAAAAATCAGAAGACTCGaattctttacctttttttctggCAGGCGGAGCATATCACAAGTACCAAGTTATCCATCTTTAAATGCTGGTGTTCATTTAAAAGATATCAGCACATAGGCTCAGTCTCTGTCGCGCAGTAGGGAGAGTAAGAAGGTATGGATAAAACTAGTTCTCCAATTGTCTGCAAAGTATTAGATAGGGTAGAAAACCTCTGAAGTCAAGTAGAGAATGAACTGTTAGTGTAATCTGCAAAGCCTGCAATACAAGGTCAGAATTTAAGGGAATGAGCAGGGAAACCTGCCTTAGTCATCTTCCAGCTCACCTCTAAGACTTTGGGATCAAGGGGGCTTAGCATCCACTTCAGAGCCATGCCACCTGCTCAGGTTGGGTCCAGTGTAAGATGCCTGGAGGTGTTTTAACTGTTGGAGGATTTTTCAACAAAAATCTGGCAGGAGTTTGTTGCCTTGCAATATTTAAACACTTAGAAAGGGACCACAGTATCCCTAAAAGACTTTAGAGTGATGTTATTGCCAGGCAGTAGAAAGTGAAtgtttacaaatgtatttttaaactaatctGAAATCAAGATAAACTGTCAAGTGAAATCTATACAAGACAGCATGTGGCTCCAGGTCGATGTAAGAAGCTTCATTTTCTGTTGCGCGTAGAGCTCGAATGCACATGCAGGTTACTTTTGGAGAAAAGCCAGTTGCTGAGTAGCTTGCAGAATTCTTCAGGGTGCTAGTTGACTCTTTTCTCCCTTATTGCAAACTCTTATGCGGTAGTCTGCTAACAGCAATATTAGATACTAGACAGTTTGTGCTTAGTATTCTGACTTTGTTCTACTGGCTGCTTGATTTGAGGAAGTTGTTGgctgccttttttctcttcttcagcatttGCTTAGTAAtccctgtttcccccccccccccgccccgttgctGAGGCAGCCGTAGCCTCATTCTACTTTACTTTATTCTCCCCCCCATTTTGTTTTTTATCCAGCTTGAGAAACACTGCAAGGGTTTTAAGGATGTACACCACAGAACTTGCAGCTAGCGCGAATCCTTCTGTGGTTTGAAGTAATTGCCAGCGTGGCTGTTCAAGGAATGTATTATGGCTGGACTACATGCTATAACTAGTAATGTTAATATATCTCTGGCATTTGCCTCCTAACTGAAAACAGCTGTGGTGACCACAGATGCAAAGATATATCTACCCTTTTATAGCAATTTTTATTAGGCTTATTATGAAAATAGCTGTATAGGCAAAAATCACTTCAGAATATACTATTTTTAATAGAtacctttctttcattttatcctGGTACAGATGTAAAAGCATTTGGGGTTAGGCCTGTGTTCTGTGCTACCAGCTGCTTTTAAAGCTGCAGCTATTACTGTCGTTTTGCAGAGGAACCTGAAAGTATTGTCCAGGCAGCATTTGTCCATGCACAAACATAATCAAATTTGTCAGGACTTGGTATGTtttcttgccattttttttcttcctttcctttgccatcttctcactctcttccctcGTGTTCCTCGGATGCTCTTTGTGCTTATGAATCTTTCCCAGGCCTTGTGCTttactctttttctcccttcctccccctccccccaccatttTAAGTGAAAGGACAGTAAAGAATTTAAACGGAAGACCAAATGTGCTATAGTATATTCTGAATGAGTGCCTAGGAGCAGCTAAATGTAGTTCCCTGTTTATCTCTTGCTAGCTATTAACTACCaggaaatgttttattctgaagTTACTATTACCAGAGACTAAAATGGCAGTGGGGCAGGAcgtgtggattttttttagaaaatgcgGTGGTTTTACTTCAGGACAAGGTATATGTGTATGTACTATTTTAGTTTTCTGGGTCCTCATTGCTGTTTAGCACATGTTATTTTGGGGGTCCAATAAACTGTTAGGCAGTCTGATTACCTGGTTCTTATAGTAGCCCCTTTCTTCTAAAGGGATAAATCAACCTACAGTTTTGATGAAGGGATTTCAGACTGGACGGACTgtcggagaggaggaggaggaggagcataaATCTTCTGTTGGTTCTCAAACATCTGCTGGCATATTTTCTCAACTGGAGGGTTCCACACCGGTTCTGTGGACTTCTTGCACTCGTTCTTCGTT is a window encoding:
- the TPST1 gene encoding protein-tyrosine sulfotransferase 1 → MVGKLKQNLLLACLVISSVTVFYLGQHAMECHHRIEERSQPLRVENVRSTERTGSNVNANKTFAYNKDMPLIFIGGVPRSGTTLMRAMLDAHPDIRCGEETRVIPRILAVKQMWARSSKEKIRLDEAGVTDEVLDSAMQAFLLEIIVKHGEPAPYLCNKDPFALKSLTYLARIFPNAKFLLMVRDGRASVHSMISRKVTIAGFDLNSYRDCLTKWNRAIETMYNQCMEVGFERCMLVHYEQLVLHPERWMRTLLKFLRIPWNQAVLHHEEMIGKAGGVSLSKVERSTDQVIKPVNVEALSKWVGKIPADVLQDMPVIAPMLAKLGYDPYANPPNYGKPDQKVLENTRRVYKGEFQLPDFLKEVPQTEPME